In Streptococcus parauberis NCFD 2020, the sequence CTAAGTCTAAGGCAGCTTCCATACCTGAATTACCGCCACCTATAACAGCAACATCTTTTCCTTCAAATAGTGGTCCGTCACAATGTGGACAGTAGGTCACCCCTTTGTTACGGAACTCATCTTCACCTGGAACATTGATGTTACGCCATTTTGCCCCAAGGGCTAGGATTGCTGTTTTAGCTTGTAATACAGCACCATTAGCAAGTGTTACTTCAATTAAATCTTCTTTTTTAGCAATCGAAGTAGCTAACTGAACTTTGATAATATCAACATTATAAGATTTTGTATGCTCTTCAATTTGGGCCATTAATTTAGGACCTTCAGTATAAAGAGTACCAATCATATTTTCAATGCCGACAGTCTCCATTACTTGTCCACCGAAAGTTTCAGCTAGAAGGCCAGTTTTCAGTCCTTTACGCGCAGCGTAGATTGCAGAGCTATTGCCCGCAGGGCCACCGCCAATGACAAGGACATCATATACGCCTTTTTCTGAAAAATTGTCAGCAGAGGCTGGGCCGGTAATCTTTTCCAATAGCTGTTCAACAGTGGTACGTCCTGAAGAAAAGACTTGGTTATCTAGGTAGACCGTTGGGACGGCCATGATTCCTCTTTCTTTAACCTCGTCTTGGAACATGCCACCTTCAATCATGGTGTGTGAAATCTTAGGATTTAAGACTGACATGATATTAAATGCCTGTACTACATCAGGACAATTATGACATGATAAACTAACATAAGTTTCAAAATGAAGCTCTTTATCAATTGCTTTAATTTGATTCGCCAGCTCTTGTTCAATCTTTGGTGGTCGACCAGAAACTTGTAACAAAGCTAAAACAAATGATGTGAATTCATGTCCGAGTGGAATACCAGCAAATTCAACACCACTTTCTTTATCTAATTGGGCAATTTTAAAACTGGGTTGTCTAGTTAGTGATTTTTCCTCGATGGTAATTTTACTAGACATGTTTGCTATTTCTTCTAAAAACTCTTTTACGTTTTTAGAATTTTGATCATCACCAAGGTTTGCTTGAAAGACAATATCAGATTCTAATAGATCAAGGTATTGTTTGAGTTGGTTCTTAATATCTGGAGTAAGCGACATAAATTCCCTCCTTATCTATTGAAAAAAATTAACTAAATTTTACCAACTAAATCTAGACTTGGAGTTAATGTTTCAGATCCTTCTTTCCACTTAGCGGGACATACTTCACCTGGATGTTGACGAATATATTGAGCAGCATGGATTTTGTCAATTAGAGTGCTTGCATCACGTCCGATACCATCGGCATTGATTTCCATCATTTGGATGATGCCATCTGGATCAATGATAAATGTTCCACGTTGAGCTAAGCCGTCTTCTGATAAGACCTCGAAAGCTTCTGAAATTTTATGTGAAGGGTCACCAATCATTGTATACTCAATTTTTCCAACAACTTCAGAGTCATCATGCCATGCTTTATGGACAAAGTGAGTATCTGTAGAAACTGAGTAGACTTCAACACCTAATGATTTAAGAGATGCATATTGATCTTGTAAGTCACCAAGTTCAGTTGGACAAACAAAAGAGAAATCTGCAGGGTAGAAACAGAAAATTGCCCATTTCCCTTTAATATCCTCACTAGTAACAGTGATAAACTCGCCATTATGATATGCGTCCGCTGAAAATTCAAGAATTTCTTTTCCGACTAAAGGCATTTACAAGTCCTCCTTCTTTTTTATACTTGTATTATAGGCAAAGAAATAATAAAAGTCTATTGAAAAAAGCTAGTAAAACAGGGCAATTATCAGAAAATTCTAGTGGTATGAGATTGTTCTTAAATTAGAAATAATTTAAATAGCACTGTTGCAATATTTAGAATGATTCTAATTGTTAAAAATATTGAACTAGGTTAGAAAAAAATTCCAAAAGTTTTTTTGATCCTATATTGAAGTTAAATTTATCTTGACCTTTACTGGAATTTAGGGTAAAATTATTACTGTTGTGGCGGTATAGCCAAGTGGTAAGGCACGGCTCTGCAAAAGCTTGATCGTCGGTTCAAATCCGTCTACCGCCTTCATCCAAGCATTCGTCGGGATGCTTTTTTTATTTTTTCTATTATTTATTAGGAAGTTAGATTATGAAAAGAAAATCAGGGAGATCACAGTTAGGACTTGGGAAAATTATTCTTTGGGTCTTTTTATTGTCTCTTTTAGTTGTACTATTACCTTTTCTAGGGGCGATTGGCCTAGCCGCAAGTACCTATTTTGCGCTGTTTCAAAAAAATTGGAAGCGAGCAGGCGCTGTCTTGGTAGCAGCTTTGTGCTGCTTTGCTCTGACAGGATTAGTGTCAAACTCTCAAACAACTTCAGGCAAGAATAAGGATTGGAATCAGTCAAACCTAGTTTCTAGTAGTAGTAAGCCTGAAAGTAGCTCTACTGATTCTACTAGCACTGCCACTAGTTCTAGTCAGCTAAATACTAGTTCGTCTTCTATAAATAAAGAAGAAAGTCAAATCAGCGCGAGTCAATTCCAAAGTAATGGCCTTTTAGAATTTACAAAGAAAAAACAGCTTTATTTAGCTCCATTGGATCGCTTGGGCCGTGCAACTTTGGGGCACATTCAGTTACGGGATGCTGATGAGCCGGTGAATAAACGTAAGAACCGCATTTCTTATAATCCAGTTGGCTGGCATAACTTTAAATTTCCATTTGGTGATGGAACTAAGGAAGCTTGGTTAATGAATCGTGGGCACTTAGTGGGTTATCAATTCAGTGGCTTAGAAGAGGATGGTAAGAATCTCGTACCAATGACTGCTTGGCTCAATTCGGGGAATTATGCGGGCATGGATTCTGGCAATGAGGAAGGGATTCTCTATTATGAAAATCTTCTTGACAGCTGGTTAGCTAATCACCCTAATTATTGGTTAGACTACCAGGTTAAGGCTATTTATCAAGGAGATGAATTAATTCCGCGTCAAGTTGAGTTGCAGTATGTTGGGATTGATCAGGAGGGCCAGCTTTTACAAATTTCTTTAGGTGGCGACAAAGAGTCAGTGGATGCTTACGGCATTACAAAAGTAGCTTTAGAAAATCAGTCTCCGAATGCAACCATTAATTATGTTGATGGGAAGGCCCAAGGCCTAGTCGCAAAAGCTCAAGTGGTCGAAAATCAAAAAACTGTTCCAGCTCAGCCTTCATCTAGTTTGGAAGCACAAGCACCAGCTCAAGATCCAAATCGAATTGTCTATGTAGCTAGCCATGGGACTTCAGATGCTTATTGGTATTATAAAGAAAGCATGCCGTCAACAACTAAACTTGAAAATGTTGTTGAGATGAAAGAAGCAGATGCTATCAGCTTAGGCAAACATCATTCCTTAAATGAATAAAAAAGTCTGGACCCCTAAGTCCAGACTTTTTTATAGTTTGTTTAGCCATTCTTTGGCAGCTTGCAAACTGGCTTGCGTGATTTGGTGACTGCGAACCCAAAAACTAATGATTTTAGCTTGTCTTTCTTCAAAAAGATCGACTACATGTTGGCTGTCTGCTAGTGAAACAATAGGGTCATCTTGACCCATTGAAATGAAGACTTGTGTTTTTTTAACATAGGGCGTGCTATGTCTGGGCTCCAGTGGATACATGGGAGCCATCAGGATAGCTTGTCTAAAAGGACTATCTTCTTGCAATAATAAATTAATTGCCATATTTGCACCATTTGAGAAGCCGACGAGGACTAGGTTATCTAGTTTAAAATCTTTTTCTTGGCTTTTGGTGATAATGTATTCTGTTAGGCTTTGCCCTCGCATCTCAAGGACGTCCAGATCAAACTGTCCTTCCGCTTTTCGTTTAAAAAAGCGCAGAGCACCATTCTCCGAAACATCGCCCCGCAGGGAGAGGACCGTAGCATTAGGATTGAGGTAGTTGGCAATTGGTAATAGATCTTTTTCGTCACCACCTGTTCCATGCAAGAGCACTAAGGTGGGTTGATTTGGTTGTCCAGATTTGAAGAGTGATTTCATAATTCCTCCTAGGGTCGTGGGATGGTCAGGGTTTGACCAAGCTTGGCATAGTCATTTCCGGCTAAACGGCTGATAGGATCGAGTTGATCAGCTAAGACGTGGGTTTTCTGATATAAGGCATCTTCTAAATGATAAGCTTGAACCGACAGTAGTAGGAGGTCCGCTATAATCTGCTCATCCGCCCCTTTGATTGGAACGTGTTGGTAAAGCTTAGTCTCAAAACGAATAGCTGACTCTTTAACCCCAGGCGTTCTAATTGTCGAGGAGTCAATCATGGTCATGCCAGTTAGATTAAGTTCACTTTCATTATGCGCCAGCTCTTTTGCAGCCTGATTGACAGCTTCTAAATTATGACTGGACACACTATGAATAACAGCTTCGCCACGCTCAAGTATATTGATAGTGGTATCTTTTGGTTGACCATTTTTGCGTTGAATGCTGACGGATAAGATAGCTGGATCATAAGAGACAATGTTATAAAAGCTAAAAGGAGCCAAATTAACAATCCCCTCAGCAGAGAGAGTTGATAAAAAGGCAATTGGCCGAG encodes:
- the ahpC gene encoding alkyl hydroperoxide reductase subunit C — protein: MPLVGKEILEFSADAYHNGEFITVTSEDIKGKWAIFCFYPADFSFVCPTELGDLQDQYASLKSLGVEVYSVSTDTHFVHKAWHDDSEVVGKIEYTMIGDPSHKISEAFEVLSEDGLAQRGTFIIDPDGIIQMMEINADGIGRDASTLIDKIHAAQYIRQHPGEVCPAKWKEGSETLTPSLDLVGKI
- the ahpF gene encoding alkyl hydroperoxide reductase subunit F, which codes for MSLTPDIKNQLKQYLDLLESDIVFQANLGDDQNSKNVKEFLEEIANMSSKITIEEKSLTRQPSFKIAQLDKESGVEFAGIPLGHEFTSFVLALLQVSGRPPKIEQELANQIKAIDKELHFETYVSLSCHNCPDVVQAFNIMSVLNPKISHTMIEGGMFQDEVKERGIMAVPTVYLDNQVFSSGRTTVEQLLEKITGPASADNFSEKGVYDVLVIGGGPAGNSSAIYAARKGLKTGLLAETFGGQVMETVGIENMIGTLYTEGPKLMAQIEEHTKSYNVDIIKVQLATSIAKKEDLIEVTLANGAVLQAKTAILALGAKWRNINVPGEDEFRNKGVTYCPHCDGPLFEGKDVAVIGGGNSGMEAALDLAGLCKQVTVLEFLPEVKADQVLQDRAAKTNNLTIITNAATKDIVGQDHVTGLNYTDRESQEEKHVDLEGVFVQIGLIPNTQWLKDSGIELTDRGEIVVDGHGSTNIPGIFAAGDCTNSIYKQIIISMGSGATAAIGAFDYLIRQ
- a CDS encoding alpha/beta hydrolase, with product MKSLFKSGQPNQPTLVLLHGTGGDEKDLLPIANYLNPNATVLSLRGDVSENGALRFFKRKAEGQFDLDVLEMRGQSLTEYIITKSQEKDFKLDNLVLVGFSNGANMAINLLLQEDSPFRQAILMAPMYPLEPRHSTPYVKKTQVFISMGQDDPIVSLADSQHVVDLFEERQAKIISFWVRSHQITQASLQAAKEWLNKL
- a CDS encoding DNA/RNA non-specific endonuclease, whose translation is MKRKSGRSQLGLGKIILWVFLLSLLVVLLPFLGAIGLAASTYFALFQKNWKRAGAVLVAALCCFALTGLVSNSQTTSGKNKDWNQSNLVSSSSKPESSSTDSTSTATSSSQLNTSSSSINKEESQISASQFQSNGLLEFTKKKQLYLAPLDRLGRATLGHIQLRDADEPVNKRKNRISYNPVGWHNFKFPFGDGTKEAWLMNRGHLVGYQFSGLEEDGKNLVPMTAWLNSGNYAGMDSGNEEGILYYENLLDSWLANHPNYWLDYQVKAIYQGDELIPRQVELQYVGIDQEGQLLQISLGGDKESVDAYGITKVALENQSPNATINYVDGKAQGLVAKAQVVENQKTVPAQPSSSLEAQAPAQDPNRIVYVASHGTSDAYWYYKESMPSTTKLENVVEMKEADAISLGKHHSLNE
- a CDS encoding flavin reductase family protein; translated protein: MISIEASQLSAKDQYKILIGSVIPRPIAFLSTLSAEGIVNLAPFSFYNIVSYDPAILSVSIQRKNGQPKDTTINILERGEAVIHSVSSHNLEAVNQAAKELAHNESELNLTGMTMIDSSTIRTPGVKESAIRFETKLYQHVPIKGADEQIIADLLLLSVQAYHLEDALYQKTHVLADQLDPISRLAGNDYAKLGQTLTIPRP